The following coding sequences are from one Triticum dicoccoides isolate Atlit2015 ecotype Zavitan chromosome 4A, WEW_v2.0, whole genome shotgun sequence window:
- the LOC119289479 gene encoding 5-epiaristolochene 1,3-dihydroxylase-like, protein MHAMEVSSSCLVALATVIIFAWFLKKLTAWSGGKSKSKRPRLPPGPWTLPIIGSLHHLLGGLPHRRMMELSRLHGPLMFLRFGEVPNVVVSSAEAAELVMKTHDLTFATRPRSATIDVISGGGKGIALAPYGDHWRQMRKICIIELLSAKQVKRMESIRSQGVTKLLRSVADAAASSSGIVNLSNLVAVLSNDITARAVFGGMCAQQSEYRRELGQIVKLIGGFCPADLFPSSRLVRWLSSGERNLRKSYGGMQRIIDNIIDGRKAERESHVGCSADDEDLLAVLLRLKEEDSLAFPLTSESIGAVITDIFGAGSESSSTTLVWAMSELMRNPEEMAKAQIEVQKVLGRGRVVITNADLGELHYLQMIIKEVLRLHPPATLLVPREARDNCEIMGYDIPKGTKIHVNAFAISRDPRYWENPETFKPERFSNNNIDYKGTNFEFTPFGAGRRLCPGMLFGTSTLEIALANLLYYFDWVLPDGACPCTLDMSEKFGITVSRRYDLQLIAIPST, encoded by the exons ATGCATGCCATGGAGGTGTCAAGCTCGTGTCTTGTTGCCTTAGCCACGGTAATCATCTTTGCTTGGTTTCTTAAGAAGCTTACTGCTTGGTCCGGCGGCAAAAGCAAATCCAAGAGGCCGCGGCTGCCCCCGGGGCCATGGACGCTTCCGATCATCGGCAGCCTCCACCACCTCttgggtggcctcccgcaccgtcgGATGATGGAGCTGTCTCGCCTGCACGGGCCTCTCATGTTCCTCAGGTTCGGAGAGGTCCCGAACGTGGTGGTCTCCAGcgccgaggcggcggagctggTGATGAAGACGCACGACCTCACGTTCGCGACTCGGCCGCGGAGCGCGACGATCGATGTTATCAGCGGTGGTGGCAAGGGGATCGCGTTGGCCCCGTACGGCGACCATTGGCGGCAGATGCGGAAGATATGCATTATTGAGCTTCTGAGCGCCAAGCAGGTGAAGCGCATGGAGTCCATCAGGTCACAGGGGGTGACGAAGCTCCTCCGGTCCGTCGCTGACGCCGCCGCCTCCAGTTCCGGCATCGTCAACCTCAGCAACCTGGTGGCGGTGCTCTCCAACGACATCACGGCGCGAGCGGTGTTCGGTGGCATGTGCGCGCAGCAGAGCGAGTACCGCCGCGAATTGGGCCAGATCGTTAAACTCATCGGAGGTTTCTGCCCGGCCGACCTTTTCCCGTCGTCGCGGCTAGTGCGGTGGCTGAGCTCAGGGGAGCGCAACCTGAGGAAGAGCTATGGCGGTATGCAGCGCATCATCGACAACATCATCGATGGACGCAAGGCTGAGCGTGAGTCCCACGTCGGCTGCAGTGCCGACGATGAAGACCTGCTGGCTGTGCTGCTCCGGCTCAAGGAGGAGGACTCGTTGGCATTCCCTCTAACCTCAGAGAGTATAGGGGCCGTCATCACT GACATATTTGGAGCTGGTAGTGAATCTTCATCGACCACTTTGGTGTGGGCTATGTCGGAGCTCATGAGAAACCCTGAAGAGATGGCGAAGGCTCAAATAGAAGTTCAGAAAGTGCTAGGTCGAGGACGTGTTGTCATCACAAATGCTGATCTTGGTGAACTCCATTACTTACAGATGATCATCAAGGAAGTGCTTAGGTTACATCCTCCTGCTACTCTGCTCGTCCCTCGAGAGGCTAGAGACAACTGTGAAATCATGGGTTATGACATTCCTAAGGGCACCAAAATACATGTTAATGCCTTCGCAATTTCTAGGGATCCTAGATATTGGGAAAATCCTGAAACCTTCAAACCAGAGAGATTCAGCAACAACAATATAGATTATAAGGGAACAAACTTTGAGTTCACTCCCTTCGGTGCTGGGCGACGCCTGTGCCCTGGGATGTTGTTTGGCACATCAACCTTGGAGATCGCATTGGCGAATCTTCTCTACTACTTTGACTGGGTGCTTCCTGATGGGGCATGCCCGTGCACATTAGACATGTCCGAGAAATTTGGGATAACTGTAAGTAGAAGATATGACTTGCAGCTCATAGCTATTCCAAGTACATAG